The following are from one region of the bacterium genome:
- the rpmJ gene encoding 50S ribosomal protein L36 yields the protein MKVRSSVKPICDKCRVIKRRGVVRVICKNPRHKQRQG from the coding sequence ATGAAGGTCCGCAGCTCAGTCAAGCCCATCTGCGATAAATGCCGGGTCATCAAGCGCCGGGGCGTCGTCCGGGTTATCTGCAAGAACCCCCGCCACAAGCAGCGTCAGGGTTAA
- the infA gene encoding translation initiation factor IF-1 encodes ICGKMRMNFVRILPGDRVRVEVTPYDLTKGRITWRFK; translated from the coding sequence ATCTGCGGGAAGATGCGGATGAACTTCGTGCGCATCCTCCCCGGAGACCGCGTGCGGGTGGAAGTTACCCCCTACGACCTCACCAAGGGCCGCATTACCTGGCGCTTCAAATAA